From Aedes albopictus strain Foshan chromosome 1, AalbF5, whole genome shotgun sequence, one genomic window encodes:
- the LOC115262029 gene encoding uncharacterized protein LOC115262029, with translation MTAPTYELSKFLSNILQQSVNNTYSIRNSEEFCEFINSSTVGPGYAMVSFDVVSLFTNIPLELVRKGILNQWNNIKEHTNINLDLFLEIVVFVIEASYFVFQQKHYQQIAGTAMGNPLSPVLAEIVTGELIDAVLSKLGVHIPILKKFVDDFFIVIPANEVDTVLGAFNDYHPKLQFTVEYEVDGRLPFLDMVVVRNEDQSFSTDWFMKPIASGRILNYFSLHPKHLKINVAYNFVKKVNTLSTIKTEQQKKETVMRLLKLNDYPVSLINRLINRHNERRTRTPTQPENDDQQIKIYKSIPYIVGLSQQITQYFKRSNEFDNINIVHYNNNTVGSLYRAMKGRTDTYQRNNVIYCIGCQQCDAKYVGMTTNKLQTRMYGHKSDVNLLDKVTKIENTSDRLHKLSGLKERTAMMNHCVSTGHRFDLQNASILDHSLKTNRLPILEVCHIMTTQNINKRTDVEGLHTCYTGIMHTLNRLSHRNRQNRNDLDTNTIETDEARMNQNDE, from the coding sequence ATGACTGCGCCAACATACGAGCTGTCCAAATTTCTTTCGAACATCCTACAGCAATCTGTAAACAACACGTACAGCATAAGGAATTCGGAGGAATTTTGCGAATTTATCAACAGCAGCACTGTGGGGCCAGGATACGCAATGGTATCCTTTGATGTGGTGTCACTATTTACAAACATCCCACTGGAATTAGTGAGGAAAGGCATCCTGAACCAGTGGAACAACATAAAGGAACACACCAACATTAACCTGGACCTATTCCTGGAGATCGTGGTTTTTGTCATCGAGGCTAGCTATTTCGTATTCCAACAGAAACACTACCAACAAATCGCTGGCACAGCAATGGGTAACCCTCTTTCGCCCGTGTTAGCAGAAATCGTCACCGGCGAACTGATAGATGCAGTGTTATCCAAACTAGGTGTGCACATTCCAATCCTGAAAAAGTTTGTTGACGACTTTTTCATCGTTATTCCGGCCAACGAAGTTGATACAGTTTTGGGTGCATTCAACGACTATCACCCAAAACTGCAATTCACGGTCGAATACGAGGTGGACGGCAGGCTACCATTCCTCGACATGGTCGTTGTTCGCAACGAAGACCAATCTTTCTCCACTGATTGGTTCATGAAGCCCATCGCATCTGGACGGATCCTTAATTACTTCTCGCTGCATCCAAAACACCTAAAAATAAATGTGGCATACAACTTCGTCAAAAAGGTAAACACCCTTTCGACGATCAAAACGGAGCAACAGAAAAAGGAGACGGTGATGAGACTACTGAAGCTAAACGACTACCCCGTCTCGTTGATCAACAGACTGATTAACCGACACAACGAGAGAAGAACGAGAACACCAACACAACCAGAAAATGACGATCaacaaatcaaaatttataaGTCGATTCCATACATAGTAGGGTTATCACAGCAGATCACACAATACTTTAAGAGATCAAATGAATTTGACAATATTAACATAGTACATTATAATAACAACACAGTAGGTTCATTGTATAGAGCTATGAAAGGGAGGACAGATACATATCAGCGTAATAACGTAATTTACTGTATTGGTTGTCAACAATGTGATGCCAAATACGTTGGTATGACAACCAACAAATTACAAACACGTATGTACGGACATAAATCTGATGTAAATCTCCTGGACAAAGTCACCAAAATAGAAAACACTTCAGACAGGCTACACAAATTGAGCGGTCTGAAGGAAAGAACAGCAATGATGAACCACTGTGTTAGCACAGGGCACAGATTTGACCTGCAGAATGCCAGTATATTAGACCATAGCTTGAAAACAAATAGACTACCGATACTAGAGGTATGCCACATAATGACAACACAAAATATAAACAAACGGACAGATGTAGAGGGGTTACACACATGTTATACAGGTATCATGCACACACTGAACAGATTATCTCACAGAAACAGACAAAATAGGAACGATCTTGACACTAATACAATAGAAACAGATGAAGCGCGAATGAATCAAAATGACGAATAA